The DNA window tgacATACAATTTTCATCTTTCGTTATTCTAACGAAAACGCGatttttacgtttttacaattaatcctttttttttttttttctattttaatttttttttttattaattttttttttattaattttttttttttttcattttttcatccATTTTCTCATTCAGTTTTTCATCTATTTTTTCGCACAGTTTTTCATCTATTTTTTCGCACAGTTTTTCATCTATTCTTTCGCACagtttttcatcattttttcgCACAGTTTTTCATCTATTTTTTCGCACAGTTTTTCATCCATTTTTTCGCTCAGTTTTTCAtccattttttcattcattttttcttttttttttccattaaaaACACAAACAACTgcttatatatgcatatttacgCTGTTACACACCGGCATCTCATGAACTTAAAATGAATGTGCATTCTTTTCGTAAATTCTCAAgattagaaatatatagaCCTTCGAAATTTAGtgagataaaaaaaagactttatttaaaaaaaaaattatttagcgtaattatgaaaaatgcaAAGAGAGAGTTacaaaagaaagaaaaaagtaaatgtgGTAAACATGCCGAAGAAGACGTTTTTTATAGTACTATAGCATCTTATCCTGAAAACAAGACccgaatttataaaaataataaatacaacgtatatgaaaattataatcatTGGCAAGACGATGGGGAAAAACCTTCTATTGAaagacttttttttatatgcagTTCCATGGGGTGTTTAGAATTACAGTACGttttatcttcttttataaattaccaaaaaaatatactaaaagATGAAGATATCTTGACATTATATAAGTTCTTGGACTTATCCGAAAAAGATATGTATGATTACCTATGTGGAATTGAGTTAATGCCACAGAATTTCTTGCAAACTGCAGTCATACGGTGTTTgctaaaatttataaatgttaacCATCCCTCTTTGAATTAAACATACATGTTTTTACATTTGTATGTGTATGCTTGTATTTCGATCTCTAAAAACGAATTTTTACTGTTACGttggtttttttttctttttttcttttttttaattttttcttttttttaattttttctttttttccttttttaatttttcttgaagtatgcaaaaattttaaagaaaaaaaaaaaccttatgtatattttattttgtttttttatttttcttgcactttctttttttcgatCGTTATATCTTCAGTTCACAGTAGTGTATTAATGAagttgttttgtttttttctttttgttgcCAATATCGTGTATGAACGCATATacttgaatatatatatgtatatgattatagttatatgtatttatataaatatatatacatgcatacatacataatttatcagtacacatatacgtttacacatgtatatggcaatattcatttttacaaGCAGAAAGTAGCTTTTCttgaaaattaaattaaaaacgtCATAAACTTGCAGTTTCTtgattaaaattatttcaaatttcttctttttttaaaaaaagtacgCTCATAAGTAATATCCTTAAACTcccttatttttcttttcaaaaaaaagctaAACAGTATCATGCATGTTTAAGTTAGCAAAGCGttctttattttgatttatcttaaaaaaagcaaaaaatatacgAAGCCTAACCTAAATAAAAACACAtttatatgcaaatataatttttttttttttttgtatcatTATGTTATGCATTATGTGTTATGATATTGTAAAATAAGACTTTGtacacatattttttctccttaatatacatatatatataataattaaggGGTAAAACACAAAATTCGttgtatatattgaaaatagtATGAGgatttaaaatatcataataGTGTTTTCATGagataaaatttatgtagttttttttttttttttcagttcttatttatttgtatgcaATTGTAAATCCCATTTTCGTACGGTATTTTCTTTGGCATTATATATGCAAGTTAATTTTATccaattttttctaaaaattttatgaataaatttattcacACTCCCCACTCTCCCCAAATAACACATGAAAACTTTAAGATGCTCTCGTCAGCTCACTCGTTTGACACATGGAAACATGTGGAAGCATTTTCAGAAAAATGATTATTCTgtgcttttattttgtaagaGAAATATTAGAAGTcaggtaaaaaataataaggtaAGTTATACGACAAGGTACTACAGCAACAGCTTCGaggaagagaaaaagaatactgaagaatattatttatccATGGGtgataatatagaaaaacgGTATAGCTTGGCTTTATATAATGTAGGAAAAAGaagtaacaaaataaatgaaatttccAGTGATATcttatttgttaaaaataatttccttaaagataaagtatttttaaactttttacaCATAccaaatattgaaaataaagaaaagctagatttcttaaaaaatcaatgcaaaaaatataataataataatttcagTACAATAACAAGCAATTTTTTAGAGTCTCTATTTGATTCCAAAAGGATAAATTTCTTACCCAAAATTATAGAAGAATTTGAATTATTACTAATGAAAGATaggaaagaaataaaatgtacaGTTTACACAGCAAAAGAATTGGATAACagttataaaaagaaagtgCACGATTCGATACTTTTCAGATTGAAAAATGAATTGAAACCACTTATTGAGTATAAAACCGATGCAACTATTTTGGGAGGACTGGTTCTAAAAATCGGCAATCAAGTTTTTGATTTTTCGGCTAAGtcaaaaattgaaaaaattaaaagtacgTTGTTATAGTAACCCCTTAGGACAAACTGTtagtacgtatatatatacatatagatatagatataaatagatatatagatatagatacagatatagatagatatatagatatagatataaatagatatatgCATGTTCTTATAAATGAGTATACAATAGCTAATTCACAATTTTGTTCCAAACTTTTGAAAATGCAGCCGTTTTGTCATTAACGCAGATGGGTGTAGGGGATTGTTAACTGGTATttcataagaatatatactATCGTGctcacatatatacatacatgaatACTTACgtgcatatgcatatatacacctATTGTGgtgctttttttattacgcataaaaggtaaaaaaaaagaagaaacatTTAGCACAATGGAATAtagcttttatttttattgcaaGCACTGTTCGTATTGAGGCATATAAGCATTTTTTCCAGAAATGAGTTTTATCGTAAGTTCTatttgctctttttttttttttttttcattttttctatatttttatatttgtatattcctatatttctatttttctgtatatatattttttttttatattatcaccTTGTGAAcgcttaaattttataatgtaaaataactgtataattcatattttgtaCGGACAATAATTGTAATCGTTCTTTACCCATATAACGTCCTCCACCTcgaattttatttcatattaatgTGTCGAACTggaaaatgtttttttgGAAAACATCTCATTTGACTTTTtgtgctcttttttttttttttttttttcccccttttttttgataatatttaaaacaacgtaatactattttacatagctaaaaaaatatttttctttaatactTGCATTTTTACGACTTTAGTATGTGCatgcattaatatattttattattttattttattttttttgtacccTTTTAATGTTCTTTCATTTATCCAGTTTATCAAGCTATATCACAATGTACTGTACTATATCCAATATATCATAATACATAGTAGtatgtaataaaatgtaataatatacacGTAAGTACCTTCACATATGGTAGTGTAAGCTGGCGCATCTTGTATATTACTGTACTCTTCTTCAACTCCATCGAAGGCTAAAATATGttccaaattttttaacataagaATGAGCCTGCGCATGGTAGTGCTTTCGTGCTACTATAGAGAGAAATTACAACTACGTTATATagcaataaaataaatatgcagCGTTATACATAACTGTGAAGACAAAACTACGGCAACCTTACTTCAAAACCACTTGTATACGTATAAATTAGCTTATAAGCACTCATATATGTacacctatatatatatatatatatatatatatatatatatatataggtgtATATTTGCTTacttatatgtatgcatCTGTTCCTTAGATGCACGAGTCACACCGCTTGGGCACGATGGAAGAGAAAATTAAATCCCATCTAAAGGCCTTAAACTTTGTAGAAGTATGCAACTGCATAGATAAGAAGGAGACAGAAATTGGCGACATAGCCAAATGGGTATGCTACAATAAGCTTCTTATTAACATAAAACTTCTAGAAAAATGTAGTGAAAATACAAGtttgaaacaaaatatattagacgAGCTAGATAACGAAATTATTAAGACTACAAAAATTGTCAAAATTGATAAAAAGGATAAGGTGgacgtatatttatgtataaaaaggTATGTCTTTCTTTTGTATAAGATACTTTCccattttgaaaaagttAATTTAGAAACAAACAAAATGGTATATGAGGTATTTCTTATCTTTTCCATAAAACTTGTTATCCTTTATGACGAGAAGGAATTTCTGCTAAATATCATTCATAGCTTGGTTAATAATGtagagaataataaaaaaaaaaataattcacaggaaaatttatttttattcgaatttgcaaaaaatttatttgacttatactgttttattatgttacctgattttatttttttacattctttgttaatttatttatataataatatcaacATGGACATATGTCACAATTTGAAGAATGAAAGAATACAACTAATCTGCTAcatattaaagaatattaatatactttttgaaaaattgcTTAAACACAGTGATAGCACCTTAACAAGTATTTACGACGATGAAAAGAATGACCGATCATCTCTTTTAATCGAACTAAGGGATAGCTTAAACATCATATATCCCAAGACAGAATGTCTGGTTGATACGATTAGTAAatcaaatacaaaaataatatttaaggaGTGTAATTATTTCCaccttttatataaaacaattcaAATATCATtcaatacaaataaatactCATTGGAGAAGGAGAAGTATcatcataattataattatgcaaatgtaaatataaataattttcttttgttacttaaaattttatctcCAAATTTTTTGGTATGGACAGCTCGTAAGGATAACaaagaaaagatatataaagaattacaacaaataatatatacatatgaagaAACTGAATTCTATAAGTTCAACTATATATACGTCATAGATAATTTGcagaattataattatttaaatgagaCTACAGGTTGTCTCTTCTTCTTCTACCTTTCGTTGCTCTCTTTAAATGAGATCAATAAAAATTTGgataaacaaattaacatTTTAGTGAGTACCTTAATAGGAaactatttttctttttttcaaagaAGACATAATTTTGTACTCCCCAAAGATACGATCTTATTACCAAACCGAGGAAAAATAATACAGTCAAAAAGAGGAGTGTTAAgccaaaaaaatgaagaacaCACAATCGAACAGTTTGAAGACTCCGTTTTCCATgagaatacaaaaaatgatCGATGTATGCATGTGATGAAGGAAAAacgtttttcaaaaaatgtagaaGCATATTGCCAGGTGAAAGagcaaaaaaagaatacaCACGAATGCACTATTTATGACAGTAAAAATTGCGCAAATATTTGCAAAATTAGTTTTgacatattatttaaaca is part of the Plasmodium malariae genome assembly, chromosome: 14 genome and encodes:
- the PmUG01_14026600 gene encoding conserved Plasmodium protein, unknown function — protein: MNVHSFRKFSRLEIYRPSKFSEIKKRLYLKKKLFSVIMKNAKRELQKKEKSKCGKHAEEDVFYSTIASYPENKTRIYKNNKYNVYENYNHWQDDGEKPSIERLFFICSSMGCLELQYVLSSFINYQKNILKDEDILTLYKFLDLSEKDMYDYLCGIELMPQNFLQTAVIRCLLKFINVNHPSLN
- the OSCP gene encoding mitochondrial ATP synthase delta subunit, putative yields the protein MKTLRCSRQLTRLTHGNMWKHFQKNDYSVLLFCKRNIRSQVKNNKVSYTTRYYSNSFEEEKKNTEEYYLSMGDNIEKRYSLALYNVGKRSNKINEISSDILFVKNNFLKDKVFLNFLHIPNIENKEKLDFLKNQCKKYNNNNFSTITSNFLESLFDSKRINFLPKIIEEFELLLMKDRKEIKCTVYTAKELDNSYKKKVHDSILFRLKNELKPLIEYKTDATILGGLVLKIGNQVFDFSAKSKIEKIKSTLL
- the PmUG01_14026800 gene encoding conserved Plasmodium protein, unknown function, yielding MEEKIKSHLKALNFVEVCNCIDKKETEIGDIAKWVCYNKLLINIKLLEKCSENTSLKQNILDELDNEIIKTTKIVKIDKKDKVDVYLCIKRYVFLLYKILSHFEKVNLETNKMVYEVFLIFSIKLVILYDEKEFLLNIIHSLVNNVENNKKKNNSQENLFLFEFAKNLFDLYCFIMLPDFIFLHSLLIYLYNNINMDICHNLKNERIQLICYILKNINILFEKLLKHSDSTLTSIYDDEKNDRSSLLIELRDSLNIIYPKTECLVDTISKSNTKIIFKECNYFHLLYKTIQISFNTNKYSLEKEKYHHNYNYANVNINNFLLLLKILSPNFLVWTARKDNKEKIYKELQQIIYTYEETEFYKFNYIYVIDNLQNYNYLNETTGCLFFFYLSLLSLNEINKNLDKQINILVSTLIGNYFSFFQRRHNFVLPKDTILLPNRGKIIQSKRGVLSQKNEEHTIEQFEDSVFHENTKNDRCMHVMKEKRFSKNVEAYCQVKEQKKNTHECTIYDSKNCANICKISFDILFKHSHKIIMKLKNLIIWGYIYPDDSEELNFLNLANIFIFNDDMYTTNQKKESLSEYLFKRHNFFIYNYSVFKNTYECKTLSYKYMDVFSDFISSLILNIILVLAKIHLSCSYILQQDSEKGDRDKTQLNRRCANVKVFTNECVINDFYCTRGGKLEQSKKMQQTQQEPLITKDETNVNTNDTNSNIRHTCVKVDEETSADKTKDALNKLKGDIINSYYHIETVPVDERMEFFFNELLFICFKLINYPSKNVRKYCISVISLVIPKINIKSSYINYVDKKTDTFITFIDDDETYDQSEVIKNYVYLKCKINKYLNLNLIKSIEKLIRICFLKLSNRNLCSIICKNILFSFCSHPFVMPFILHKYVNIILYLIETNYIILIVDSLKCLFMLYQINAQDMKIYNYDIVYRLHLLFNVFQENNNPHINMNDTTINDNNLVINNHPSVNSNNLTSFLKKFYFNINQVDKGREEILLHIKLILHCLHINCSEEEYFKLIRIFSKHPKEFQEYSKSFQLFSAF